From Diospyros lotus cultivar Yz01 chromosome 4, ASM1463336v1, whole genome shotgun sequence, a single genomic window includes:
- the LOC127800610 gene encoding cytochrome P450 89A2-like, producing the protein MAETWFIIVVSLCIALLLKSFLNLTLLASSSSSSSSSKKLPPGPPSVPVIGSFLLFRKSFSELEPVLRRLRDQYGPIVTLRIGSRPAIFIGAHSTAHRALVQNGAIFSDRPKALPTSRLMSSNQHNISSAAYGPTWRLLRRNLTSEILHPSRVRSYSRARKWVLSILIHRLLDSGGAAVKVVDHFQYAMFCLLVLMCFGDKLNEKQINEIEAVQRDFLLGFNRFNILNFWPRLGKIVFRRRWNELIRIRRNQDRVLIPLIKARLEVVQQRRRKKKMPETDEDHDEQEKKTQEDKEEEGVVAYVDTLVDLELPDEKRKLNDDDMVSLCSEFLNAGTDTTSTALQWIMANLVKYPHVQAKLYEEITAIVGPPPQLKTKELDAAIREDDLQRMPYLKAVVLEGLRRHPPGHFVLPHAVNEDVELEGYMVPKSSTVNFMVAEMGWDPNVWEEPMEFKPERFLDGNGHGMNEGVDITGSREIKMMPFGAGRRICPGFGLALLHLELFVANLVWYLEWKAVDGDEVDLSEKQEFTVVMKNPLRAHVSHRVAVATAICS; encoded by the coding sequence ATGGCGGAGACGTGGTTCATCATCGTCGTCTCCCTCTGCATAGCTCTCTTGCTCAAGTCCTTCCTCAACCTAACCCTattagcctcttcttcttcttcttcttcttctagtaaGAAGCTTCCTCCAGGTCCACCCTCTGTTCCGGTCATCGGCAGCTTCCTACTGTTCCGGAAATCATTCTCGGAGCTCGAGCCCGTCCTCCGCCGCCTCCGTGACCAGTACGGCCCTATCGTCACCCTCCGCATCGGGTCCCGGCCAGCCATCTTCATCGGTGCCCACTCCACAGCCCACCGCGCCCTCGTCCAGAACGGCGCCATCTTCTCCGACCGACCCAAGGCCCTCCCCACCAGCCGTCTTATGTCCAGCAACCAGCACAACATCAGTTCCGCGGCCTACGGCCCCACCTGGCGCCTCCTCCGCCGCAATCTCACCTCCGAGATCCTCCACCCGTCTCGCGTCAGATCCTACTCCCGCGCCCGGAAATGGGTGCTCTCCATCCTCATCCACCGCCTCCTAGACTCCGGCGGCGCCGCCGTCAAGGTGGTGGATCATTTCCAGTACGCCATGTTCTGTCTTCTAGTCCTGATGTGCTTTGGGGACAAGCTGAACGAGAAGCAAATCAACGAAATCGAGGCCGTTCAACGCGACTTCCTGTTGGGTTTCAACCGTTTCAACATTCTCAATTTCTGGCCCAGGTTAGGGAAGATCGTGTTCCGCCGCCGCTGGAACGAGCTGATTCGGATTCGCCGGAATCAGGACAGGGTTTTGATTCCTCTCATTAAAGCCCGACTCGAAGTCGTCCAACAACGACGACGGAAGAAGAAGATGCCCGAGACCGACGAAGATCATGATGAACAGGAGAAGAAAACgcaagaagataaagaagaagagggcGTGGTGGCATATGTGGACACGTTGGTGGATCTGGAGCTGCCGGACGAGAAGAGGAAGCTCAACGACGACGATATGGTGAGCCTCTGCTCTGAGTTTCTCAACGCGGGCACCGACACCACCTCAACGGCCCTGCAGTGGATCATGGCCAACCTTGTCAAATACCCCCACGTCCAAGCCAAGCTGTACGAGGAGATTACGGCGATTGTGGGGCCGCCGCCGCAACTGAAAACCAAGGAACTCGATGCCGCCATAAGAGAGGATGATCTCCAGAGGATGCCGTACCTGAAAGCTGTGGTTTTGGAGGGGCTGAGGAGGCACCCGCCGGGCCACTTCGTGCTGCCGCACGCGGTGAACGAGGACGTGGAGTTGGAGGGGTACATGGTGCCAAAAAGCTCGACGGTGAACTTCATGGTGGCGGAGATGGGTTGGGACCCCAACGTTTGGGAAGAACCCATGGAATTCAAGCCGGAGAGGTTCCTTGATGGGAATGGGCATGGGATGAATGAAGGAGTGGACATAACAGGAAGCAGAGAGATAAAGATGATGCCATTTGGGGCGGGGAGGAGGATCTGTCCGGGATTCGGGTTGGCTCTGCTTCACCTGGAGTTGTTCGTGGCCAACTTGGTCTGGTACTTGGAATGGAAGGCCGTGGACGGCGACGAAGTTGATCTATCGGAGAAGCAAGAATTCACCGTCGTCATGAAGAACCCACTGCGAGCGCACGTCTCTCATAGAGTAGCCGTGGCTACCGCCATTTGTTCTTAA